From the Saccharomonospora marina XMU15 genome, the window GGAGAGTACGTAGTCACACGCGACTCGAGCGAGGGCCCGCGCCGCGCCCAGAAGATCGCTGCGAAGCACAGTCACGCGGGTTGCCGCGAGCGAACTCGCAACTGCCAAGTGGTCGCCGTCACGAGCGATAGAGAGAACCCCTCCATCTTCCAACGTGACCGTCCCCGACTCGCCATGCCCGAGCTCTGAAACGGTCCTGAGCAACTGACTCGCGAATCCGAGCGCGGGCAATGGCCTCCGGTCCGAGTAGACACCAGGGAATGCCAAGAGTTCCTGTCCGTCAATGTTGAGCCGAACGAGCACGACAAAGTACGTGTGCTCGATTGCCGCGGCCGGAGCTGACTCGGCGCCGGCATCGGCGTCGGCGTCGTAGTCGGGGGCCGGGAGCAGGGAGAGTTCGATCATGGCCATGGAATCGGATAGGAGGTGATGACGGATCCGGTCTCATCGGTGACCACCCGGATTCCGCTAGTCGAGTTTCCTGCGAGGTCGGTACCGATGGTGCGACCGACACTGGTATCGAGCACGCGGGATGCTCCCTCCACTCGCCACGTGCCCCCTCGCGCGACGGCGTCGTTGATCGCTCCTCGGATCTCAATATACCCCATGCCACGAGAGAATTTCGAAGCTGGTTTCGTTGTGAGCGAGTTGAACGAATGTCGGCGGAGGATGTGCTCCAAGCCATACTTCGAGTTGCCCAACGGAACCTGCACGCTCGCAGGTAGTGCACGTGCCCCGGCGTTTGCGGTGTTCGCCGTGTTGTTTACGGCTTTGCCGAGGTGTTTGCCGAGTGTGGTGAGGTTTCCGAGGATGGGGATCATGGCGGCGCAGGACGCAGCGGCGTTGAGGTTGTCGCCTTCGGCTCCGTACCAGGCACAGTTGGCGCCGTCGAAGAGCTCACCGAATCCGGGGACTTGGCCAGCCACGTCCAACGCGCCGTGACCCAGTTCAGCGACGCTCAGTTCGATGTCGTGGTCGACTGCGCAAGCGCCGTACTTGCGCATGCACCCTTCGTACGACGAAGGCGCAGTACCCGCCGCTGCGGTGCGTGTCGAGGAACCACTCGGCTCGCCGCTGTCGCCGTAGAAGTTGCTCCAGCTGGCGCGGTCCGTCATGCCGCAGTCGATGCCGTCGGGTCCGGTGCAACTGATATGCCCATCGATCTCGATGCGGGTGATGGGGTTGCCGCCCGCGAAGGCGTAGCGGTTGCCGGTGTAGGGGTCGGTGGCCAGGTTGAGGTCGGCCAGGGCGCTGGTGTAGGTGTCGCGGGTGAGGAAGCGGTTCAGGCCGGGGTTGTAGTCCCGAAACCCCATGTCGTAGCTACCGGAGTGGGGGTCCCAGCGTTTGCCGTTGAACCGGTAGACGTTGTAGGGCTCCCGGCCCGGGTTCTGCGCATCCGGCTTATCGATCCCGGTGAACGCTTCCTCGTCGTCCTTGCCGTAGGCGGTGTAGCCGTAGGTGGCCCGCGTGTCACCGGTCTCGGTGGTCAGCGTTTCGACGTCGGTGTGCGGGTTGAAGCCGTAGAACGAATCCTCGTCGACCTCGGGGCCGGTGCCGTCGGTGTCATGCTTCAGCTGCGACAGCCGCCCGCCCCAGGCGTCGTAGGCATACGACCGCTGAACCTGCCCAGAAATTTCTTCGGTGATAACCTTGTCCGACAGACCCAGATAGGCGAAGTCGGTCGTGTCCCCACCGCTGGTCTTCGAGGTGGTGCGGTCCAGCGGATCGTAGGTGTAGGTGCTCGTCTCGATGCCGCCCGCATCGGTGCGCTTGTGATGCGTGGCGACCCGGTCGAACCCGTCGTAGACCCACGCCTCCAACATCTCCCCCACGGACTTGACACCGAACAGGCGCCCGTAGGGGTCGTAGTTGTAGGAGGCCGTCGCCCCGCCCGTGGTGACCGAGGTCAGCCGGTTACGGTCATAGGTGTAACTCGCCGTCGTACCGTCCACGGTTTGCTCGATGATGTTGCCACCCGCATCGTGAACGTAGTCCTCGTCCTCCAACACCGCACCCGTGGCCGCGTCCTTCTTCGTCACATGCGCGATACGGTCCTGCGGGTCATAGGTGTACTCCCGCACCCGATCCAAATACGCGCTCGGATCATCCGCGTTCTGCACCTTGGAGGCATCGCGGGTGCGGTGCCCATTCGCGTTGTAGACCAGATCATGCCGGGCCACCAGGGTGGCGTCGGTCTTCTTCTCCACCTGCGAAGCCAGCGCCCCATCGCGATAATAGGTATAGTCCACCGCGTTGCCGTTGGCCTTGGTCTCCCGCAACACCTGCCCACGCGCCGTATAGGTATAGCCGGTGACCTTGGGAGACTGTCCGGTTTCGGTATTGGTCACCTTCGAAACCAGATCACGCGAGTTGTACTCGAACGCCGCAGTCTGGGAGTCATGATCCCGGGACAGCGGGTTGCCGTTGGCGTTGTAGGTGTAGCTGGTGGTGTTCCGCAGTGCGCCGGCGAGTTTTTCCTCGACCTTGGCCAGCTGGTTGAGGCCGTTGTAGGTCATGGCGTAGGCGTCGGCCTTCGCGCCGGAACTGTCGTCGGACAGGCTGGAGAGGTTGCCGTTGGCGTCGTAGCTGTAGCCGAAGGTCTTGGCCTCGGTGTCGGTGTCACCGGAGTTGTCGCGGACAAGCTTGACCGCGTCGGCTGCCACCAACCCGTCAGCGTTGTCCGAGAGGGTGACGCTTTGCCCGGCGCCACCGTTGAACTGCCAACTGCCGAGGCTGACCCACTGCCCGGCCTGCTGGGTCTGGTTGACCGTGACCGGATACTGCCCACCATCACCAGGTGAGACGGTGTACCTCGCGTTCGTGGCCTTCGCGGTGTCGGGGTACTTGACGAACACCTCATAGCTACCCGCATCGGGCAGCACGAGGTTCCACCGGAACGTAGCGCCTCCGGTGCCGGCGGGCGCGGTGCGGTAGTTGTGGCCGTGGAAGCCGCCACCCGCGGTCGAGACGTCCCAGACACCGGTGGTGGTGACGTCTTGGGTGTCGGAATTATCGGCCAGCGCAACCCGCAACCCGACCGGCACACCATCATCGGAGCGCGACTCAAGCTTGCCGTCGGGAAAATAACCCCAGGTCATCGTGCGCGAGGACGACCCGCCCGCCGAGGTCAGGGTGCGAGTGGTCTGCTGGCCGAGCGGGTTGTAGTCGTAGCTGGTAGCGATGCCCCACGGGTCGGTCGAGGAACGGATCCACCCGTTGTCGTAGTGCTCGTAGGTCGTGGTGTTGCGCAGCGACTGGCCCGCCGACGGCGGCGCGGAGACCTCGGTCAGGTTGCCCACCGCGTCATAGGCGTAGCGGATCACGTCCGCGGTGTTGTAACGCGCGTCGTCGGGATCGTAGGCGGAGTGCTTCTCGATGGGGCGGTTGAGCTTGTCGTAGACGGTGCGGGTGGCGAAATCGTCCGGGTCCGCGGGGGTGTCCACCCCGCGTGGGGTGATGACGCGGGTCTGGTTGCCCACCTGGTCATACTCGAACCGGGTGGTGCGGGCGATGACGCCGCCGCTGCCGTCGCCCTTGTGCGGCACCCGTACTTCGGTGACCTTCGCCCGCTGGTCGTAGACGTAGGTGGTGGTGTTGTTCTCCGCGTCCGTCGTGGTCACGACGTTGCCGTCGAGGTCGTAGGACTGCTTCGTCACGTTCCCCCCGGCATCGGTGACCGAAACCTGCCGGTGGTTGGCGTCGTAGCCGTACTTGGTGGTGTAGTCGGCTGTGTCCGGAGTGGCGTTCTTGCGGGGGTCGACGACGGTCACCAGGTTGCCGACGTTGTCGTAGTCATAGGTGATGACGTCGCCTGCGGCGTTGGTGGCCCTGGTGAGCTGGTTGATCGCGTCGTAGGCGTAGCGGGTGACGTAGTCGTCCTGGTCGGTCGGGGTGAGCGTGCCCAGCGGCTGAGTCTCCGAGACCAGGTTGCCGACCTTGTCGTAGGCGAACGTGGACTTGCGCTCCGGCCCGGTCGGCGTGTCCTTGGGTTCGGTGACCGTGGTGAGCTGGTCGGCGGCGTCGTAGGTGGCGGTGGTGACCGCACCGTTGGGGGCGGTCGACCGCGTGACATTGTCGTTCGCGTCATACACCGGCGCCGGGGTGGTGATCACCTCACCCGCCGCTGCGTCTTTGGGAGTAGTGGTCTCCAGCGGTCGGCCGAAGACGTCGTAGGTCATGGTGGTGGTGGCGCCCGCGGCGTTGGTGGCTTCGGTGACCTGGCCGCGCTCGTCGTAGACCACAGTGGACGTTTCGTCGAGTGCGTTGGTGGTGCTTCGGGGGTAGCCGGCGGGGTGGTAGTCGCCGTAGGTGGTGGTGTTGCCGTTCGCGTCGGTGGCGGTGAGCAGCTGGCCATACTGGTCGTAGCCGTAGCTGGTCTGGTAGTCATCGCCCACGCCGGTAGTGGCCACGCCTTTGGGGTCGGTGACCGTGGTGAGGTTGCCGTTGCCGTCGTAGCCGAACTCCCAGCGGTGCCCTTCCGGGGTGACCTTCGCGGTCAACTCGGCCGTGTGGCCAGCCAGACCGGTCTGATACTCCAGCGTGGTCGCAGGTGTGTTGTTGGCGACGGCTTCGGCATCACGGATCGAGGTGGGGTAACCGGTCTTGGGGTCGTAGGTCCACGTCGAGACGGCACCGTTCGCTTCGGTGAGCGAGACGACGTTGTTGTCGGCGTCCCAGCCCAGCTGGGTGGTTTCGTTCCTGGCGTTGGTGGTGCGGATCGGCCTGCCGTAGCCGTCCATGCGGTAGCTGGTGGCGTGCCCTTCGGCGTCGGTGACAGTGGATTCCATCTCCGAGCCGGTGGAACCGTCCGGGTCGGTGTAGGCGAAGTCAGTGGCGTCACCGAGCCGGTCGGTCAGGGTTTGTGCCTTCCACTTGTCCAACGGATCGACCGGCGCCTCGTAGTAGGCCAGGTCCGTGGTGTTGCCGCGCGGGTCGGTGACGGCCACGAGTTTGACGTTCTTGTTGCCCTGGGTGGCGTCGTAGCCGAAACCGAATGTCTTGGCCTTCGCGGTGCCCGCGCCGTCCACGATCTCGGTGAGCAGGCCTTTGTCGTCGTAGCCGAAGGTGAGTGTGCGGCCGGAAATGTCGGTGATGGACTGCACCATGTCCAGCAGGTGCGGGTTGTTGGTCTCGCCCTTCTCCCAGTAGTCCAGCCGCAGAGTCTTGCGCCCGGTGGGGTCGGTGACGTAGGCGAGGAACTTGCGCGGCTGGTTGTGGGACTTGCGCTCGGTGTAGGTGAAGGTCTGGGTGTTGCCGTTGCGGTCCACCACCGCGGACAGCCAGCCCTGCTCGTCGAAGAAGAACTGGGTGCGATCCGGGCGGGTCAGCGACCAGCGGCGGGCGGCATCGTTGCCTTCGTGGCGCCGCACGTACAGGTGCACCCCCGCGGGCGGATCGTAGGTCCACACCGCGGGATCGGTGGAGCCGTGCTTGTCGAGGGTGAACACATGCGAGGTGCCGTCCCCGTCGGGCACGGTGATCCGGGTGGGGTAGTCCTGCCCCCGGGGATGCAACTCCAGCGAGGTGCCCAAGCGCGCCAGCCCGGAGGCGGCCAGCGACCACCCGTAGCCCATGGAGGTGGCCGAGGTGTCCATGCTGTTGTAGGTCAGCCGCACGAACGTCGACAGCCCGCGACCGGGGTTGGACAGCGCGTCGTAGGAGAACACGGTGTTGCCCGCGTACTGGTTGACCAGCACGTTCGACCCGGCGCCGGTAGCCGTGCCCGCGTAGGAGTAGAACTTCTCCAGACCCAACTGGTCACTGGTGGGGTCCTCCACCGTGACGTTCTGCTCCAGGGGCGGGATGCCCGCCGTGTCCGACAGCCACGTGCCGCCCGCGGTGTCACGCAGATCCCAGGCCAGCACGAACTGTTCGCGCTTGTTGCCCGCATCGCTCTGAATGGGGGTTTTCACCTTCGCCTGCACGGTGACGGTGCCCTGCGGCGGCACATCCGCGGGCAACGCGGTCTCCAGCCGGTTCCCGCCGGTGGTGGCATCGGTGCCGTCGGGCAGGCTCCACCGGTAGGACAGCGCGCGATCCGTCGCCGACCAGGTCGTGCTCGTGGTGTTGGTCAGCGTCACCGGGATCGTGTACTCATCGCCGGGGATCATCCGCATCGAAGGGGTGTCCGGGGCGTGGTAAGTGCCGGGCGCGGTTGGCTCGGTGTAGGTGACCACCAGGTTGGGCCGCAGCTGCGGCTCGGCGGCCTCGTCGGAGAGGAACAGGGTGCGTTGGGTGTCGATCGTGTCGTTCAGCCGCGCGATCAGACCGTGGTTGCTGGCCGGGTCGGACACCCACCCCTGCACCGCGTCCGAGACATCCCACCAGTTCCAGCGAGGATCGTTGCTGATCGTGTCGATCTGGTCGGACAAGGCGCCGTAATCGCCTCCGCCGCTGGACCATGCCGTGCCCGCCGAGGCCTGGTTCCAACTCGCCTCGTCTTCCACGAACGACCGCGTCAGCGGGTGCACGTTGACGCGCGCCCCCGAGCCGTAGGAATAGAACCCCCACAGCCCGAACTCGGCGGACTCCACCTGCGCGTTCGCCGGGATACCGGACAGGTCCGGGAAGCGGATCACCGAGCGGGTGGTGCCGTAGGTGGAGCTGTTGATCCCCACCGACAGCCACGGCTGCCCACCCAGACTGTTGAGGTTGGTGTTCGGCTGCGCCGACGACAGCGTGGTCGCGTCCGCTCCGCCGTGGAAGATCCGGGTGGTGCGCCCGGCCTTCGGTAGCCTGGCCACCTGCGTCGGCCCGGGAATCAGCTGGCCGTCCCGTGTCTTGGCCGCCACCATGTAGTAATACGCGTTGCCGAACGGATCCGGCGAGTCCGCCGGTGTCGGCTCAGCCGTGGTGTCGGTGAACGAG encodes:
- a CDS encoding DNRLRE domain-containing protein, which translates into the protein MDWLSPQEAVAGPRLAAGAVAPPRRAEPPRRVRELVDRRSATAKVFALSDGRTQVEVSPVPRHFRDAQGKWRGIDTTVRKGGPQGYRFFNDTNTFRSRFGASSDNLVRFEHGRKSITVGLAGDRRVVEPAVKGNTVTYRGAIPGADVVYEVTGEGLKEKIVLAEPPSEAVFRFSLRLGGVTARELPDGAIGFFPVGGAGDGPPVLVMPAPFMYDQVSKDKSPYGRAFSRRVKQTVEQRGSEFTVTLSADGQWLRAPQRRYPVVIDPTIKVEPTPTTGEDVQIWSDTPDRNDGSSYRLSVGTDPWGVARSLVKFDTSMVAAGTALDSARLRVYYDNELHTGANDVEIEARRVTQAWSEDTATWNSVHSAFAEAGLSTQVKQANTANVWHEFDVRNIVQSWVSGSAANHGVMLKPVDETLGRGGAIYQAAEYAYNGEVANRPKLVLTYGRPSVDLAYPTTIHATGAELGWQPYADADPEDPADDVVEYQVHRSVYQTFTPSASTLIAPLAPGVTSFTDTTAEPTPADSPDPFGNAYYYMVAAKTRDGQLIPGPTQVARLPKAGRTTRIFHGGADATTLSSAQPNTNLNSLGGQPWLSVGINSSTYGTTRSVIRFPDLSGIPANAQVESAEFGLWGFYSYGSGARVNVHPLTRSFVEDEASWNQASAGTAWSSGGGDYGALSDQIDTISNDPRWNWWDVSDAVQGWVSDPASNHGLIARLNDTIDTQRTLFLSDEAAEPQLRPNLVVTYTEPTAPGTYHAPDTPSMRMIPGDEYTIPVTLTNTTSTTWSATDRALSYRWSLPDGTDATTGGNRLETALPADVPPQGTVTVQAKVKTPIQSDAGNKREQFVLAWDLRDTAGGTWLSDTAGIPPLEQNVTVEDPTSDQLGLEKFYSYAGTATGAGSNVLVNQYAGNTVFSYDALSNPGRGLSTFVRLTYNSMDTSATSMGYGWSLAASGLARLGTSLELHPRGQDYPTRITVPDGDGTSHVFTLDKHGSTDPAVWTYDPPAGVHLYVRRHEGNDAARRWSLTRPDRTQFFFDEQGWLSAVVDRNGNTQTFTYTERKSHNQPRKFLAYVTDPTGRKTLRLDYWEKGETNNPHLLDMVQSITDISGRTLTFGYDDKGLLTEIVDGAGTAKAKTFGFGYDATQGNKNVKLVAVTDPRGNTTDLAYYEAPVDPLDKWKAQTLTDRLGDATDFAYTDPDGSTGSEMESTVTDAEGHATSYRMDGYGRPIRTTNARNETTQLGWDADNNVVSLTEANGAVSTWTYDPKTGYPTSIRDAEAVANNTPATTLEYQTGLAGHTAELTAKVTPEGHRWEFGYDGNGNLTTVTDPKGVATTGVGDDYQTSYGYDQYGQLLTATDANGNTTTYGDYHPAGYPRSTTNALDETSTVVYDERGQVTEATNAAGATTTMTYDVFGRPLETTTPKDAAAGEVITTPAPVYDANDNVTRSTAPNGAVTTATYDAADQLTTVTEPKDTPTGPERKSTFAYDKVGNLVSETQPLGTLTPTDQDDYVTRYAYDAINQLTRATNAAGDVITYDYDNVGNLVTVVDPRKNATPDTADYTTKYGYDANHRQVSVTDAGGNVTKQSYDLDGNVVTTTDAENNTTTYVYDQRAKVTEVRVPHKGDGSGGVIARTTRFEYDQVGNQTRVITPRGVDTPADPDDFATRTVYDKLNRPIEKHSAYDPDDARYNTADVIRYAYDAVGNLTEVSAPPSAGQSLRNTTTYEHYDNGWIRSSTDPWGIATSYDYNPLGQQTTRTLTSAGGSSSRTMTWGYFPDGKLESRSDDGVPVGLRVALADNSDTQDVTTTGVWDVSTAGGGFHGHNYRTAPAGTGGATFRWNLVLPDAGSYEVFVKYPDTAKATNARYTVSPGDGGQYPVTVNQTQQAGQWVSLGSWQFNGGAGQSVTLSDNADGLVAADAVKLVRDNSGDTDTEAKTFGYSYDANGNLSSLSDDSSGAKADAYAMTYNGLNQLAKVEEKLAGALRNTTSYTYNANGNPLSRDHDSQTAAFEYNSRDLVSKVTNTETGQSPKVTGYTYTARGQVLRETKANGNAVDYTYYRDGALASQVEKKTDATLVARHDLVYNANGHRTRDASKVQNADDPSAYLDRVREYTYDPQDRIAHVTKKDAATGAVLEDEDYVHDAGGNIIEQTVDGTTASYTYDRNRLTSVTTGGATASYNYDPYGRLFGVKSVGEMLEAWVYDGFDRVATHHKRTDAGGIETSTYTYDPLDRTTSKTSGGDTTDFAYLGLSDKVITEEISGQVQRSYAYDAWGGRLSQLKHDTDGTGPEVDEDSFYGFNPHTDVETLTTETGDTRATYGYTAYGKDDEEAFTGIDKPDAQNPGREPYNVYRFNGKRWDPHSGSYDMGFRDYNPGLNRFLTRDTYTSALADLNLATDPYTGNRYAFAGGNPITRIEIDGHISCTGPDGIDCGMTDRASWSNFYGDSGEPSGSSTRTAAAGTAPSSYEGCMRKYGACAVDHDIELSVAELGHGALDVAGQVPGFGELFDGANCAWYGAEGDNLNAAASCAAMIPILGNLTTLGKHLGKAVNNTANTANAGARALPASVQVPLGNSKYGLEHILRRHSFNSLTTKPASKFSRGMGYIEIRGAINDAVARGGTWRVEGASRVLDTSVGRTIGTDLAGNSTSGIRVVTDETGSVITSYPIPWP